In one window of Rhodopseudomonas palustris HaA2 DNA:
- a CDS encoding sensor domain-containing diguanylate cyclase — MASYLETQLDFIYFFYGLAFILLGAMSFVIARVRPNLRDARLIGLFGCSHGVTEWMDMTTLIFGDSNEFAIFRSAMMTLSFIPLAEFARRGAVKLGVWMPGAWIYLPVLGVLGVVGHVDGLDAARALARYALCAPGALGTGLVMLARRHKVREAGWSIAVGLAIAFSLYGLAAGVVVEPAPFWPATIVNQAWFVGATGVPIQLVRGLIALVLAALIWGAWGRRLIHAFDCPRYTAYLQRQFYSVLAAMAAILIFGWVLTNILGGIFRTEVEREAASTASLLVNSIADAVGTADAVVRVLAASPVIAPLLVSPERANRDLARAVIDLHVETAGASRGFILDRNGHIVETTDRHDFDVLGAASHKTTVWFQSSIGGRTGRNLQIDPFSGRQSYVSSLPLHDPAGSIIGVVALEVLLEKLDARLRGFEQAFFLLDARDVVVLTSRPAQLSRTLWPRPDMVPAAPEQPSSTPHSEPLRHAVTGGEWTRFGGRRSYVLRSVVEGTPWSVVLTLPVAGITASRLLGIIITLQLALTALFYFFGRERGVRDRVQQLLRSELQERAAALARQATTDPLTGLHNRLRFNEGLAQELARVRRTGQPLSLVMFDVDHFKEVNDRYGHPTGDQVLIRLSQTAAAQLRQTDLLARWGGEEFAILLVDADLHAAVEVAENLRRLVARTPFDQIGSVTASFGVAECRPDESADSLLERADAALYRAKSNGRNRVEIDAPVIEETVALSPAESGDEPQQRSDHKKPTRA; from the coding sequence ATGGCCAGCTATCTCGAAACCCAGCTCGATTTCATCTATTTCTTCTACGGTCTGGCATTCATCCTGCTGGGCGCGATGAGTTTCGTCATCGCCCGGGTGCGGCCCAATCTTCGCGACGCCCGCCTGATCGGTCTGTTTGGTTGCTCGCACGGAGTGACCGAATGGATGGACATGACCACGCTGATCTTCGGGGATTCGAACGAGTTCGCGATCTTCCGTTCAGCGATGATGACTCTGTCTTTCATTCCGCTCGCCGAATTCGCGCGCAGGGGCGCGGTGAAACTCGGCGTCTGGATGCCTGGGGCCTGGATCTATCTGCCCGTCCTGGGGGTGCTCGGAGTCGTCGGCCATGTCGACGGACTCGACGCCGCCAGGGCTCTGGCGCGCTACGCTCTGTGTGCGCCGGGCGCGCTCGGCACGGGTCTCGTGATGCTGGCGCGGCGGCACAAAGTGCGCGAGGCGGGCTGGTCGATTGCGGTTGGGCTCGCAATTGCGTTCTCGCTGTATGGTTTGGCTGCCGGCGTCGTCGTCGAGCCCGCCCCGTTCTGGCCGGCCACGATCGTCAACCAGGCGTGGTTCGTGGGAGCGACAGGCGTCCCGATCCAACTCGTCCGCGGTCTGATAGCTCTGGTGCTGGCGGCTCTGATCTGGGGGGCCTGGGGTCGGCGGTTGATCCATGCCTTCGATTGCCCGCGCTACACCGCCTATCTGCAGCGACAGTTCTACAGCGTCCTCGCCGCGATGGCCGCGATCCTGATCTTCGGCTGGGTCTTGACGAATATCCTCGGCGGCATTTTTCGCACCGAAGTCGAGCGGGAGGCGGCGAGCACTGCCAGCTTGCTCGTCAACAGCATTGCCGACGCGGTCGGTACGGCCGACGCAGTGGTCAGGGTGCTGGCCGCCTCGCCCGTGATCGCGCCACTGTTGGTGAGCCCGGAGCGAGCCAACCGCGACCTCGCCCGCGCCGTCATCGATCTCCATGTCGAGACCGCCGGTGCGTCACGTGGTTTCATCCTCGATCGCAATGGCCACATCGTCGAGACCACCGACCGGCACGATTTCGACGTGCTGGGTGCTGCCTCCCACAAGACCACGGTCTGGTTCCAAAGCTCGATCGGCGGTCGGACGGGGCGCAATCTCCAGATCGATCCGTTCAGCGGCAGGCAATCCTATGTGAGCAGTCTTCCGCTTCACGACCCGGCCGGATCAATCATCGGCGTAGTCGCACTCGAGGTCTTGCTCGAGAAGCTGGATGCCAGGCTGCGCGGTTTCGAGCAGGCGTTCTTTCTGCTCGATGCGCGTGACGTCGTGGTCCTGACCAGTCGTCCCGCCCAGCTTTCGCGTACTCTGTGGCCTCGGCCTGACATGGTGCCGGCGGCGCCGGAGCAGCCGTCTTCGACACCTCACTCCGAACCGCTCCGTCATGCCGTCACCGGCGGCGAATGGACCCGCTTCGGCGGCCGCCGCTCTTATGTTCTGCGCAGCGTCGTGGAGGGAACGCCGTGGTCGGTGGTGCTGACACTGCCGGTCGCCGGGATCACGGCCAGCCGCCTGCTCGGGATCATCATCACATTGCAACTGGCCCTCACGGCGTTGTTCTATTTCTTCGGCCGTGAGCGCGGCGTGCGCGACCGCGTGCAGCAATTGCTTCGGTCCGAGTTGCAGGAACGCGCTGCGGCGTTAGCGCGTCAGGCGACCACGGATCCGCTGACCGGCCTCCACAACCGGCTCCGATTCAACGAAGGTCTGGCTCAGGAACTGGCACGCGTGCGCCGCACCGGCCAGCCGCTTTCGCTGGTCATGTTCGATGTGGATCACTTCAAGGAGGTCAATGATCGCTACGGTCATCCGACCGGAGATCAGGTGCTGATCCGGCTATCCCAGACGGCGGCCGCCCAGCTGCGCCAGACCGACCTGTTGGCCCGCTGGGGCGGCGAGGAATTCGCGATCCTGCTGGTCGACGCCGACCTCCACGCGGCCGTCGAAGTCGCAGAAAACCTGCGGCGGCTGGTCGCCCGAACCCCGTTCGATCAGATCGGCTCCGTCACGGCGAGTTTCGGCGTCGCCGAATGCCGCCCGGATGAGTCCGCCGATAGTCTGCTGGAACGTGCCGACGCCGCGCTGTACCGCGCCAAATCCAACGGCCGCAATCGGGTGGAAATCGATGCGCCGGTCATCGAGGAGACTGTCGCGCTTTCACCAGCGGAGTCGGGCGACGAGCCACAGCAACGCTCCGACCATAAAAAGCCGACGCGCGCATGA
- a CDS encoding YkgJ family cysteine cluster protein gives MPLPSPMEPESPCQGCGACCAYSANWPRFTVEDDAALDAIPAELVNARLSGMRCEGERCCALSGAIGQATACTIYELRPEVCRECQPGDPECIMARRRHRLPPLLDGGHRQVGLVASPTGSKSD, from the coding sequence ATGCCCCTCCCCTCTCCGATGGAACCGGAAAGTCCGTGCCAGGGTTGCGGCGCGTGCTGTGCCTATTCGGCGAACTGGCCGCGCTTCACCGTGGAGGACGACGCCGCTCTGGACGCGATTCCGGCGGAACTCGTCAATGCGCGGCTGAGCGGGATGCGCTGTGAGGGCGAGCGCTGCTGCGCGCTGAGCGGGGCGATCGGGCAAGCCACCGCCTGCACGATCTATGAACTGCGCCCGGAGGTCTGCCGCGAGTGCCAGCCGGGTGATCCGGAATGCATCATGGCGCGGCGGAGGCACCGGCTTCCGCCGCTGTTAGACGGCGGCCACCGACAAGTCGGATTGGTCGCGAGTCCGACGGGCTCGAAGTCCGACTAG
- a CDS encoding pyridoxamine 5'-phosphate oxidase family protein has product MTDTLQFSSDIAFTPQVKAIQARKGSRVAYARVEQGGGWRSRIDENLAEFLGAQTSVLLATASADGQPYIQHRGGPAGFLHVLDDQTIGFADFTGNKQYITQGNLAENPKAYIFVIDYAHRRRIKIWGRAQVIEDDPALIASLMPKGYKARPEQAILFKVEAWDTNCPQHIPQKFDAADVAEALAKRDARIAELEAELAAVRAPG; this is encoded by the coding sequence ATGACCGACACCCTGCAGTTTTCGAGCGACATCGCCTTCACCCCGCAGGTCAAGGCTATCCAGGCCCGCAAGGGCTCACGCGTCGCGTATGCCCGGGTTGAACAGGGCGGCGGATGGCGCAGCAGAATCGACGAGAACCTGGCGGAGTTTCTCGGCGCGCAGACGAGCGTCCTGCTCGCCACTGCCAGCGCCGACGGCCAGCCCTACATCCAGCATCGCGGCGGGCCAGCGGGCTTTTTGCACGTCCTCGACGACCAGACGATCGGATTCGCCGACTTCACCGGCAACAAGCAGTACATCACTCAGGGTAATCTCGCCGAGAACCCGAAGGCGTATATCTTCGTGATCGACTACGCGCATCGCCGCCGGATCAAGATTTGGGGCCGCGCCCAGGTGATCGAAGACGACCCGGCGCTGATCGCATCGCTGATGCCGAAGGGCTACAAGGCGCGGCCGGAGCAGGCGATCCTGTTCAAGGTCGAGGCATGGGACACCAACTGTCCGCAGCATATTCCGCAGAAATTCGACGCCGCCGATGTCGCCGAGGCGCTCGCCAAGCGTGACGCGCGGATCGCGGAACTCGAAGCCGAACTGGCGGCGGTCCGCGCGCCGGGCTGA
- a CDS encoding LysR family transcriptional regulator — protein sequence MDRLDAMAAFVAVADLNGFAPAARKLGLSPSAVTRLVAALEQRVGARLLQRTTRSVALTDIGARYLERVKRILSDVEEAEASASAERIDPSGRLVVSAPVGFGRLHVAPLMSDYLLRYPDVAGELRLSDRIINLVEDGVDCAVRIGPLADSSLVARQLGTMRRIVVASPDYLGARGVPMVPAEVAAHDTVHFGAITSTVTWRFVVDGRDVRVACTPRFATNAADAAILYAERGGGLTRVLAYQAAEAIRTGRLQVVLADYEAPPLPITIVYPTSRLLSAKVRTFVDLAAEICDWRFGAG from the coding sequence ATGGACCGTCTCGATGCCATGGCCGCCTTTGTTGCGGTCGCAGACCTCAATGGCTTTGCGCCTGCCGCACGCAAGCTGGGGCTATCGCCTTCGGCGGTGACGCGGCTGGTCGCTGCGCTGGAGCAGCGTGTCGGCGCGCGTCTGCTGCAGCGGACGACGCGCTCCGTCGCGCTGACCGATATCGGCGCGCGCTATCTCGAGCGCGTGAAGCGGATCCTGTCCGACGTCGAGGAGGCGGAAGCTTCGGCCTCCGCCGAACGTATCGATCCTTCGGGACGCCTGGTCGTGTCTGCCCCGGTCGGGTTCGGCCGGCTGCATGTCGCCCCTCTGATGTCGGACTATCTGCTGCGATATCCCGATGTCGCCGGGGAGCTGCGGCTGTCGGACCGGATCATCAATCTGGTCGAGGATGGAGTCGATTGCGCCGTCCGCATCGGGCCGCTCGCCGATTCGAGCCTGGTGGCGCGACAGCTCGGGACGATGCGACGGATCGTCGTGGCATCGCCGGACTATCTCGGCGCACGCGGCGTGCCGATGGTTCCTGCCGAGGTTGCTGCGCACGACACCGTCCATTTCGGCGCCATTACGTCCACGGTGACGTGGCGTTTCGTCGTGGATGGACGCGACGTCCGGGTGGCCTGCACACCTCGTTTCGCCACCAATGCTGCCGACGCAGCGATCCTGTATGCCGAGCGCGGCGGTGGTCTCACGCGCGTGCTCGCCTACCAGGCCGCCGAGGCGATCCGCACCGGGCGGCTTCAGGTCGTGTTGGCAGACTACGAAGCGCCGCCATTGCCGATCACGATCGTGTATCCGACATCGCGATTATTGTCGGCCAAGGTCCGCACGTTCGTCGATCTCGCGGCGGAGATTTGCGACTGGCGGTTCGGCGCGGGATAG
- the alkB gene encoding DNA oxidative demethylase AlkB → MAADLFENLFDGPRREDIAPGAALLHGFARAQELELMAVIEAVVARAPFRHMMTPGGHTMSVAMTSCGRAGWVTDRRGYRYATHDPASELPWPEMPDVLRELAVSAAAEAGFAAFTPDACLINRYAPGAKMALHQDKDEQDFAAPIVSVSLGLPAVFQFGGMARSDKPRRFELRHGDVLVWGGETRLVYHGVLALKDGEHPLLGRQRINLTFRKAL, encoded by the coding sequence TTGGCGGCCGATCTATTCGAGAATCTGTTCGATGGCCCGAGGCGCGAGGACATCGCTCCGGGCGCAGCGCTGCTGCACGGCTTCGCGCGGGCGCAGGAGCTCGAATTGATGGCGGTGATCGAGGCCGTCGTCGCGCGCGCCCCGTTCCGCCACATGATGACGCCGGGTGGCCATACGATGAGCGTGGCGATGACCAGTTGCGGCCGTGCCGGCTGGGTCACCGATCGTCGCGGATATCGCTATGCCACCCACGATCCGGCGAGCGAGCTGCCATGGCCGGAGATGCCGGACGTGTTGCGCGAACTGGCGGTCAGCGCGGCGGCGGAAGCGGGGTTCGCGGCCTTCACGCCCGATGCCTGCCTGATCAATCGCTATGCGCCGGGTGCCAAGATGGCGCTGCATCAGGACAAGGACGAGCAGGATTTCGCCGCCCCGATCGTCTCGGTGTCGCTCGGCCTGCCGGCGGTCTTCCAATTCGGCGGGATGGCGCGCAGCGACAAGCCTCGCCGTTTCGAATTGCGCCACGGCGACGTGCTGGTGTGGGGCGGCGAGACCCGGCTGGTGTATCACGGCGTGCTGGCGCTGAAGGACGGCGAGCACCCGCTGCTCGGCCGACAGCGCATCAACCTGACGTTTCGCAAGGCGCTGTAA